CGGAAGAGATTATAGCTAAAAGCAAGCTTACGTTTCTCGGCCGCAAGATTTATTATTACCCGGCAACGGCTTCTACCAACGAAGAAGCGAAAAAACTAGCGGGAGAGGGTGCACATCATGGTTCACTGGTTATAGCGGAAGAGCAGACCGGGGGAAAAGGGAGAATGGGAAGGGTGTGGCTTTCTCCTCCGCGGGTGGGCATATGGATGTCGATCATCCTCAGGCCCGTTATACAGCCCTACGAAGCCCCCAGAATCACCATGACGGGCGCTGTAGCTGCTGCAAAGGCCATTAGAGAAAGAACGGGGGTCACCTGCCATATAAAATGGCCTAATGACATACTGGTGGAGGGCAAAAAGGTTGCCGGCATTTTGACAGAAATGAGCGCCGATATAGACGGCATTAATTATGTCGTAATGGGCATTGGAATCAATGTTAACAACGACGACTTTCCCGGCGAATTAAAAGAAATCGCAACTTCGCTTAAAATTGCCAAAGGTGAGGCGCAAGACCGCTTGGATATTTTGACGGGATTTCTCTTCCGTTTCGAGGATTACTATAATTGCCTCGAGGCAGGAGAATTTAAAAAGATTCTTGAAGAGTGGAGGCTGCTTTGCTGTAACCTGGGCAGGAGGGTCCGGGTTGTAGGCAGGAACTTTACCGTAGAAGGGATTGCCCTGGACGTAGACGACGACGGCGCTCTCCTCGTCCGAAGCGAAAACGGCCGGGTGGAGAGAATTCTGAGCGGGGACGTTTCGCTTAGGGCATAAATCACCTCCCGGATGTCAAAAATAATAGTGGAGGTGTGTTAGTAGTGGATGACAGACAAAGGCAGATAGAAGAAATAGTGGATTTTGTAAGTCACCACAAAAATTCCCTTGCCAGCATCAATATCTGCGCCCGTGTGCTGGGAGATAAATTTGTGCGAGTCGACGATGAGGTAATACGAGAATTGAAGGTGAAACTCCCCAGAGCGGATGACGAAGAACTCGAATCTTTTTACTATATGATAAAATAAATTAGGAGAAAAAAGCTTTCCTTAACCAAGGAAGGCTTTTATTTTTTTGCAGGAACTTTTTGAACGACAATAGAATATACTAGAACTATGTATATTTTTTCTGTGAAGGAGGGTTTTTATGATTAAAATAATCCTTAACGGTGCCAGAGGTAAGATGGGGAGGACCATAGCGGAACTGGTTGAAAGAGAAGAGGACATGCAGATAGCGGCGGGAGTCGACACTGTGGCGGAATCAGGGAAGTTTCCCATATACGACAGCATAATCAAAATAGAGGAAAAGGCCGACGTGATCGTTGATTTTTCAAATCCCAGAGCACTGGAAAACTTATGCAGTTACGCCTCTTCCCGCAAAATTCCTATGGTAGTCGGAACTACCGGCTTTGAAGAATCGCATAAGAAAATGTTGGTTGAGGTTTCGAAGGATGTACCGGTGTTTGTGTCCCACAACATGTCTTTAGGCGTGTATGTTACCGTGATGCTTGCCAAGCAGGCCGCCAGAATCCTGGGCGATTTCGATGTAGAGATAGTGGAAAGGCACCACAACCAGAAAATCGACGCTCCCAGCGGCACAGCCCTCATGATAGCCGACGCTATAAAAGAGGTGAGAAATGAAGCCCATTACGTTTACTGCAGGGCTGACAGGAGGGAAAAGAGGGACAGAAACGAAATAGGCATTCATTCCATCCGAGCCGGCAATCTAGTAGGGGAGCACAGGGTGATTTTTGGAGGAGAAGATGAAACGATCGAAATAAGCCATCTAGTGACTTCCAGAAAGGTGCTGGCGGCAGGTGCCCTGAAAGCCGCGAGGTTTATAATAACCCAGGCACCCGGGTATTATACGATGGCAGATCTGGTAAAAAGCCTTGAAAGCTAATCGATTTTTCTTCCACAGTAAGGGCAGAAATTAAAGGAGGGATCGGCGTAACTTCCACAATCCGGGCAGTAATTGCCGTGGCCGAATACTTTATGCAGCCGGCTTGTATCTAAACTTGCTCCGGATTTTAGTTCCTCGGCATAATCCTTTTCTATAGCGTAAACGGCGGGACAGCACCTGTACTTTACAAAGTACCTCCTGTTCCACTGGAAGATGGGTATGAAAAAGAAATGAAAATAGGTAAAAACTTCTATTAATTCAGCCCTGGACAGCCTGCCGCACGATGGACAAATTACCGCATCGAATTCTTTGATAATTTTTTCCCTGTCTTGAATTCCGAAGATGCCAAAAAAGAACATAGTCTTCCTCCCCGCACCTTAATTGTCACAAATTTAATTATAATATACCCGTATTGCTTTCGCT
The DNA window shown above is from Thermosediminibacter oceani DSM 16646 and carries:
- the dapB gene encoding 4-hydroxy-tetrahydrodipicolinate reductase translates to MIKIILNGARGKMGRTIAELVEREEDMQIAAGVDTVAESGKFPIYDSIIKIEEKADVIVDFSNPRALENLCSYASSRKIPMVVGTTGFEESHKKMLVEVSKDVPVFVSHNMSLGVYVTVMLAKQAARILGDFDVEIVERHHNQKIDAPSGTALMIADAIKEVRNEAHYVYCRADRREKRDRNEIGIHSIRAGNLVGEHRVIFGGEDETIEISHLVTSRKVLAAGALKAARFIITQAPGYYTMADLVKSLES
- a CDS encoding biotin--[acetyl-CoA-carboxylase] ligase, which translates into the protein MISKDGSLNELLLLLLSKKGQYVSGEEISARFGVSRTAIWKQVNHLRQVGYEIDSLPRVGYCLKKSPDLLLPEEIIAKSKLTFLGRKIYYYPATASTNEEAKKLAGEGAHHGSLVIAEEQTGGKGRMGRVWLSPPRVGIWMSIILRPVIQPYEAPRITMTGAVAAAKAIRERTGVTCHIKWPNDILVEGKKVAGILTEMSADIDGINYVVMGIGINVNNDDFPGELKEIATSLKIAKGEAQDRLDILTGFLFRFEDYYNCLEAGEFKKILEEWRLLCCNLGRRVRVVGRNFTVEGIALDVDDDGALLVRSENGRVERILSGDVSLRA
- a CDS encoding zinc ribbon domain-containing protein, whose protein sequence is MFFFGIFGIQDREKIIKEFDAVICPSCGRLSRAELIEVFTYFHFFFIPIFQWNRRYFVKYRCCPAVYAIEKDYAEELKSGASLDTSRLHKVFGHGNYCPDCGSYADPSFNFCPYCGRKID